The following are encoded in a window of Platichthys flesus chromosome 11, fPlaFle2.1, whole genome shotgun sequence genomic DNA:
- the LOC133965617 gene encoding B-cell receptor CD22-like isoform X1 — protein sequence MEAQTVTWLVFLALIIHVSTSDPESPVEDPPTEPKLSMRSEVTEGQTITINCTVESFPQSTLTLARTDTYPQSLMITEINLNSRTSNSLSHTFTVTSSNTGWYFCRAQNIEGSKDSEQKELVVKYSPKHVTVQANPGLDVKENVLLTLSCSAESNPPVSSVTWRKTTDGREEIIQQTQTQTFRVNSASPSDSGLYSCEATNDIGSGKSQPAEVKVRYSPNNVKVQANPGLDVKENVLLTLSCSAESNPPVSSVTWRKMTDGREEIIQQTQTQTFRVNSASPSDSGLYSCEATNDIGRGKSQPAEVKVRYKPRKTSISVSGSSDNQVKVGGSVTLTCDTDANPAPTTYSWYRNKNQQTDSLWKNTNRRELSLTIQRADEACYSCSSSNLIGGGDKSQPVCIQVLYPPTEPKLSMSYEVTEGSTITISCTVESFPQSTLTLMRIDKYNLYSRPINSLSHEFTVTSSDAGWYVCRAQNTEGTKDSKQKKLVVKYSPKHVTVQANPGLEVNENVLLTLSCSAESNPPVSSVTWRKTTDGREEIIQGTRTWRKTFRVNSASPSDSGLYSCEATNDIGSGKSPPAEVKVRYKPRKTSISVSGSSDNQVKVGGSLTLTCDTDANPAPTTYSWYRSKNQQTDSWWKNTNRRELSLTIQRADEACYSCSASNRIGGGDKSQPVCIQVLYSPKHVRVQANPGLDVKENVLLTLSCSAESNPPVSSVTWRKTTDGREEIIQQTQTLTFRVNSASPSDSGLYSCEATNDIGRGKSQPAEVKVRFSPKHTHITESAEKQELDGRSSVMLSCFSHSFPPVQHYSWYRKSQGEEKDELVSKHQNHTVFSNQPGVYYCIAQNEVDQSLSDPVHLFERNHSLHILKFLLPALFVLMIIILIVIVLRYRKKKFIQQGTTNTKSPSGFSEQLRRPEAQRHQPLPDSTPPTDNDLVYSLLNLPQAASAQNPTGQQAGNTEEDSVNYASLHFKNKLKKKQRKVEEDSVYAKVSKPARVKKNEPESLQDYENINNAIARAPTSPNLFDDHTSEVEVELHYSKVRFTATPRRQTTNRDSSSSHQDESLYSNVRI from the exons ATGGAGGCTCAGACAGTCACGTGGTTGGTTTTTCTGGCCCTAATAATAC ATGTTTCTACAAGTGACCCTGAAAGTCCCGTCGAAG ACCCGCCCACTGAACCTAAACTGTCTATGAGGTCTGAGGTCACAGAAGGTCAGACCATCACCATCAACTGCACTGTTGAAAGTTTCCCACAGTCAACTCTCACCTTGGCGAGGACCGACACATACCCCCAGTCTTTAATGATCACAGAAATAAATCTTAATTCACGAACCAGcaactctctctcccacacGTTTACTGTGACTTCATCAAACACTGGTTGGTACTTCTGCCGTGCTCAGAACATTGAGGGCTCAAAGGACAGTGAGCAGAAGGAGTTGGTGGTGAAAT ACAGTCCCAAACATGTGACAGTTCAAGCCAATCCTGGTCTTGATGTGAAGGaaaatgtgttgttgacacTGAGCTGTTCTGCTGAGTCCAACCCACCAGTGAGCTCTGTCACCTGGAGGAAGACGACTGATGGGAGAGAGGAAATCATCCaacagactcagactcagactttCAGGGTGAATTCAGCCAGTCCCTCTGACAGTGGACTGTACAGCTGTGAAGCCACCAATGACATTGGAAGTGGAAAGTCACAGCCAGCTGAGGTTAAAGTCAGAT ACAGTCCCAACAATGTGAAAGTTCAAGCCAATCCTGGTCTTGATGTGAAGGaaaatgtgttgttgacacTGAGCTGTTCTGCCGAGTCCAACCCACCAGTGAGCTCTGTCACCTGGAGGAAGATGACTGATGGGAGAGAGGAAATCATCCaacagactcagactcagacctTCAGGGTGAATTCAGCCAGTCCCTCTGACAGTGGACTGTACAGCTGTGAAGCCACCAATGACATTGGAAGAGGAAAGTCACAGCCAGCTGAGGTTAAAGTCAGAT ATAAGCCGAGGAAGACGAGCATTTCTGTCAGTGGCTCTTCTGATAACCAAGTGAAAGTTGGTGGTTCTGTCACGTTAACATGTGACACCGATGCCAATCCTGCCCCGACGACTTACTCCTGGTACCGCAACAAAAATCAACAAACTGACTCTTtgtggaagaacacaaacagacgAGAGCTGAGTTTAACAATACAAAGAGCAGATGAAGcttgttacagctgcagctcctcaaacCTCATTGGTGGAGGGGATAAGAGTCAACCAGTGTGCATACAAGTACTGT ACCCGCCCACTGAACCTAAACTGTCTATGAGTTATGAGGTCACAGAAGGTTCAACCATCACCATCAGCTGCACTGTTGAAAGTTTCCCACAGTCAACTCTCACCTTGATGAGGATCGACAAATATAATCTGTATTCACGACCCATCAACTCTCTCTCCCACGAGTTTACTGTGACTTCATCCGACGCTGGCTGGTACGTCTGCCGTGCCCAGAACACTGAGGGCACAAAGGACAGCAAGCAGAAGAAGTTGGTGGTGAAAT ACAGTCCCAAACATGTGACAGTTCAAGCCAATCCTGGTCTTGAagtgaatgaaaatgtgttgttgacacTGAGCTGTTCTGCCGAGTCCAACCCACCAGTGAGCTCTGTCACCTGGAGGAAGACGACTGATGGGAGAGAGGAAATCATCCAAGGGACTCGGACTTGGAGGAAGACCTTCAGGGTGAATTCAGCCAGTCCCTCTGACAGTGGACTGTACAGCTGTGAAGCCACCAATGACATTGGAAGTGGAAAGTCACCGCCAGCCGAGGTTAAAGTCAGAT ATAAGCCGAGGAAGACGAGCATTTCTGTCAGTGGCTCTTCTGATAACCAAGTGAAAGTTGGTGGTTCTCTCACGTTAACCTGTGACACCGATGCCAATCCTGCCCCGACGACTTACTCCTGGTACCGCAGCAAAAATCAACAAACTGACTCTTggtggaagaacacaaacagacgAGAGCTGAGTTTAACAATACAAAGAGCAGATGAAGCTTGTTACAGCTGCAGCGCCTCAAACCGCATTGGTGGAGGGGATAAGAGTCAACCAGTGTGCATACAAGTACTGT ACAGTCCCAAACATGTGAGAGTTCAAGCCAATCCTGGTCTTGATGTGaaggaaaatgttttgttgacaCTGAGCTGTTCTGCCGAGTCCAACCCACCAGTGAGCTCTGTCACCTGGAGGAAGACGACTGATGGGAGAGAGGAAATCATCCAACAGACTCAGACTCTGACCTTCAGGGTGAATTCAGCCAGTCCCTCTGACAGTGGACTGTACAGCTGTGAAGCCACCAATGACATTGGAAGAGGAAAGTCACAACCAGCTGAGGTTAAAGTCAGAT tttctccaaaacacacacacatcacggAGTCGGCAGAGAAGCAGGAGCTTGACGGGAGGAGCTCCGTGATGCTGAGCTGCTTCAGTCACAGCTTTCCCCCAGTCCAACACTACTCATGGTACAGGAAGAGtcagggagaggaaaaggatgaACTTGTGTCAAAGCATCAAAACCACACAGTGTTCTCAAACCAGCCAGGAGTCTACTACTGCATCGCACAAAATGAAGTAGATCAAAGTTTGTCTGATCCTGTCCATCTGTTTGAAC GAAACCACAGTCTGCACATCCTGAAGTTCCTCCTTCCTGCTCTATTTGTCCTGATGATTATCATTTTAattgtcatagttttaag ATACAGGAAGAAAAAATTTATACAACAAGGAACAACAAACACCAAATCCCCTTCTGGTTTTTCGGAGCAGTTGAGGCGTCCAGAGGCCCAACGACACCAGCCTCTTCCAGACAGCAC GCCTCCGACCGACAACGACCTTGTTTACAGCCTTTTGAATCTGCCCCAG GCTGCCTCTGCACAAAACCCCACAGGACAGCAAGCTGGAAACACCGAGGAGGATTCTGTCAACTACGCTTCACTGCACTTTAAGAATAAGCTAAA gaAGAAGCAAAGAAAGGTGGAAGAAGACTCTGTGTATGCGAAGGTGTCCAAGCCAGCACGAGTTAAAAAG AATGAACCAGAGAGCCTGCAGGACTatgaaaacattaataatgCAATTGCACGAGCACCAACATCTCCAAATCTATTTGACGACCACACAAGTGAAGTTGAAGTGGAGCTCCACTATTCAAAGGTGAGATTCACAGCGACGCCCCGACGTCAGACGACCAACAGAGACTCCAGCAGCTCACACCAAGATGAGAGTCTTTACTCTAACGTCAGGATTTGA